The bacterium genome contains the following window.
TGCGCAAGGCGCAGGACGAGCTGAAGGCCTTCCTGCAGCAGCCAGCCGCTGCGGGCGGGCAGGGGAACGGCAGCGACGTCCGTCACTGAGGCGATGGACGACCGGATCGTCGATTTCACGGCGCTGCTGCGCGCCAACGGGCTGCGGGTCTCCATGTCCGAGCACCTCGACGCCTTCCACGCCGTCGCCGCGCTCGGCATCGCCGACCGCGAGGTGTTCAAGGACGTGCTGCGCAGCACGATGGTGAAGCGCAGCGTCGACCTCCCCGTCTACGACGAGCTCTTCGATCTCTACTTCGCCGGCCTCGGCCGGGCGATCTCCGAGAACTCCGAGGCGGCGATGAAGGCCCTGCAGCTCAATCCGCAGGAGTACCAGGCCCTGATGGAGCAGCTTGCCGAGCTGCTCCAGGACCTCAACATCAACCTGTCGCAGCTTGCGGAGGCGTTGCTCCGCAACGACAGCGGCCGACTCGAGCGCATGTTGCGCGAGGCGGCGGACCAGGCGCAGGCGCAGGGCATCGAACGCTCCTACCAGGAGGGGCGCTACAGCCACAGCACCGCCCAGAGCCTCGGCCTCGGCGGGCTGAGCGAGGAGCTGGAACAGCTCAAGGAACAGCTCGGCCAGGCGGGACTGTCGCCTGAGCTCAACGAAGCGCTGCGGCGGCTGATCGATCAACGGCTGCGCGACCTGCGGGAGATGATCCGCCGTACCGTCCGCCTCGAGCTCGAGAAGCGCGACCAGACGCAACGCGAGAAGAACCGCCTCGCCAGTCTGGCGGAGAAGAGCTTCTACTATCTCTCCGAGGACGAGATGCGGCGGATGCGCGAGGCGGTGACGAAGCTCGCGCAACGCTTGAAGAACGTGGTCTCGATCCGCCGCAGGCGCGGCAAGCGCGGCAAGTTCGACCTCAAGGGCACCCTGCGCAAGAACCTGCAGTACGGCGGCGTGCCGTTCCGCATCCAGTTCGACCGCAAGATCAAGGACAAGCCGCAGGTGCTGGTGCTGTGCGACGTGTCGGATTCGGTGCGCAACGTGTCACGCTTCATGCTCCAGTTCGTGTATTCGCTGCAGGATCTCTATTCGCGCGTGCGAAGCTTCATCTTCGTCAGCGAGATCGGCGAGATCACTCAGCTTTTCGAGGAGAACGACACGCAGCGGGCGATCGAGCAGGCGCTCACCGGGTCGATCATCAACGTCTTCGCCCACTCGGATTTCGGCCGCGCGTTCAAGACCTTCCATCGCGATCATCTCGGGGCGGTCAACAACCGCACGACGGTGATCATCCTCGGCGACGCGCGCAACAACTACAATCTGGCGCAGGAATGGGTGCTGCGGGACATCCAGGCGCGCGCCAAGCAGCTCATCTGGCTCAATCCCGAGAGCCGCCTCACGTGGGGGTTTGGGGACTCGGAGATGGACCGCTATCTGCCGTTCTGCGACCTCGTCGAGGAGTGCCGGAACCTGAATCAGCTCTATCGCGTCGTCGACCGCCTGGTGCGCTGATGCGCACCGATGAGCGGGCGAAAACGCGTTGACCGAGCGAATTCTTTCTGGGCACAATTCCCGTATGAGCCGCGAAGACGCGATCCCGATGACCGTCGGCGGGCTGACCCTCGATCCCGCGACCAAGACGCCGATCGTCATTCTGCGCGACGACGACAACAAGCTGAACCTCCCGATCTGGATCGGCCTGCTGGAGGCGACCGCGATCGCCACCGAGCTCGAGGGCATCCAGATGACGCGGCCGATGACTCACGATCTCCTGCGCAACCTCATCGGCGAGCTCGGCGCCACGGTGCAGAGCATCGAGATCTCCGACCTGCGCGACAACACGTACTATGCCGTCATCAATCTCGTCGTGGACGGCGCGCCCCGCATCATCGATTCCCGACCCAGCGACGCGATTTCCCTGGCACTGCGCGCCAAGAGCCCGATCTACGTCGCGCGCCGTGTGCTCGAGGCCTCGAGCGTGCTGCAGCAGGGCGAGAGCGGCGACAACGTCGAGAGCAACCTGTCCAACGTCTCGCGCGACAAGTGGTCGGAGATCCTCGAGAAAATGTCGCCGGACGACTTCAAGTACAAGATGTGACCTCAACCAGGCCGGCACCGGGTGTCGGCCTATTCCGGGATCGCGTTCGTCGCCCGTGCGGCGCGCGACGCCCGAAAGTCCGCGGAGGGGAGACGATCGTGGCGGAGAAGGCGCGCCTGTCGCACAAGGAAGCGAAGCAACCAGACGAGTTCATCACCCTGACCAACCAGGCCATGGCCTGGGGGCGGGCGCACCAGCAGACGGTCATCTGGAGCGCCATCGCCGTCGCTGTCCTGATAGCCGCTCTGGGGATCGCCACCGCCTACCGCAGCGCGCAGCGCCGGGACGCCAACGCTGACCTGGCGCAGGCGGTGGCGAAGATCCAGAGCAATGACCTCGCCGGCGCCATCACGGACCTGAACACCGTCACCGAACGCTGGTCCGGGACCGAGGTCGCGCGCATCGCGACCCTGATGGCCGCGAACACCGCGTTACGCCTGGGTGACCCGGACAAGGCGCTCAGCGCTCTCGCCAGCATCCCATCGTCGAGCCTGCCGGCCTACCTGCAGCAGCAGATGCTGCTCGCCTGGGGCACGGCCCTCGAGGACAAGGAGCAGTGGGCGGACGCCGCCACCAAGTACCGCGCCGCAGCGGCCATCGCCGGCCCGTACACCGGCACGGCGATCGTCGCTGAAGCCCGTACCACCGAGCTCGCCGGCGACAAGGAAAAGGCGCGTACGCTGTATCGCCAGGCCTACGAGCAGTTCCCGGATCTACCGGGCCGCGAGGTCCTGACGAGCAAGATCTCGGCGTCCTGATCGCCTCGGGCGGCGGCGAGCCATTCCAGGGACGTCAGCCGGCTCAGGTCACATAATCCATCTTATCAGACGTTGAACCGAGGCGACCGGCGAGGCGGCACCGTTGGCTCTTGCCGGGCCGGCTACCCCCGTTCCCCGGGATCGAAGAGTTTCCGGTGCTCTTCGAGCGCGAACCGGTCGGTCATGCCGGCGATGTAGTCGGCGATGATCCGCGGCAGCGGATCGCCGACCCGGGCGTGGCGCTCGAGGATGTGCGGGGGCAGTTGCTGCGGCTCGCTCATGTAGGCGCCGAAGAGCTCGCGCATGACGCGCTTCGCCTTCTCGAACATCCGGATGACCTTGTAGTGGCGGTACAGGTTGTCCATCAGGAATGCCTTGAGCTCCTGACGCTGGGTTTCGACCTCCGGGCTGTGTCCCACCAGCGGCTCGCCGTGGGCGCGAACGTCGTCGAGCGTCTCGGCGCCGGCCGCGGCGAGCCGGCGTTCCAGGGTCTCGATGAGGTCGGTGACGAAGCGGTCGATGATCAGCCGGATGGCCTGGTAGCGCCAGATGCGTTGGCTGGCGTGCGGCGAGCGGTCGCGAACGGCGCGGTACGCGTCGCGCCAGAGCCCTACCCCGTCGAGTTGCTCGAAGGTCAGGAGGCCGGATTTCAGCCCGTCATCGATGTCGTGGCTGTTGTAGGCGATCTCGTCCGTGTAGTCGACGAGCTGGGCCTCGAGGCAAGGTCCGCGCCCGGGCTCGAAGGCGGCGGCCAGCGGCTTGTCGTACGGGGGGGTGTGCTTGACGATGCCCTCGCGCACCTCCCAGGTCAGGTTGAGCCCGGGGAAATCCGGGTAGCGCTCCTCGAGCACGTCGACGATTCGCAGGCTCTGGGCGTTGTGTTCGAAGCCGCCGTGCGCCGTCATGAGATCATTGAGGACGCGCTCGCCGGCGTGGCCGAAGGGCGTGTGTCCGAGGTCGTGCGCCAGCGCCACCGCCTCCGCCAGGTCGGCGTTGAGGCGCAGCGACTTGGTGATGGTGCGGGTGATCTGGGCGGCTTCCATCGTGTGGGTCAGACGGGTGCGGTAGTAGTCGCCCTCGTGGTTCACGAAGACCTGGGTCTTGTACTCCAGGCGGCGGAACGCGGTGCTGTGGATGATCCGATCGCGATCGCGCTGGAAGGCCATGCGGAACGGGTGTTCGCTCTCGGCGTGGACCCGACCGCGCGTGGCGGCGCTGCGTACGGCGTAGGGCGCGAGGAGGCGGTTCTCCAGTTCCGCGAACTCCGCGCGTGTCAGCATGGGCGGCGTCTACCACGGGGTATGTGGAGCGACCAGTGGAGGCCTCCTGCGGAGCGACATTTTTCGGACGCCGAGCGGCAGGCGTCGACGCGGCGCCAGGCGCTGGCCGCTGATCTCGGCGGGCGCCGCATCGCTGGGCGCTTGGCATGCCGATTGTTGAATGCGCCCAACCGTGATGGTCGCACTTCGCGGTGGGCACGGCGCGCAGGTCCTCGTCTGTCTCTCTCTACTCCTCGTCTCGACGGCGGCCGATGTCGCCCGCGGGGCCAGTGGCATGGCCCCGCCGGTACCGGGGCGTCTCGTGCTTCGAGGCCGTGGCGGGCTGGACCCCGAGGCGCTGCAACGGGCGCTGAACGCGGCCGGAGCGCGCCGGGTCGAGAGCGTGGATGGCGTCGAGGGCACCGTCGTCGAGGCCGATCCGGCGACCCTGCTCGGAGTGGCCGACAGCCTGCGGCGATCGGGACTCTTCTCGAGCGTCGAGCGCGATCAGCAGGTGCGGATCGCGGAGCCGGACGATCCGTACTACCAGTCGCAGTGGGGCCTGCCGCGCGGCGGCGTGCCCGCGGCGTGGGCGCTCTCGTCCGGCGCTGGCGTGACGGTGGCGGTGGTCGACACCGGCGTCGATGCCAGTCATCCGGATCTCCAGGGGCAGTTGCTCCCCGGCTACGACTTCCTGAACGACG
Protein-coding sequences here:
- a CDS encoding VWA domain-containing protein codes for the protein MDDRIVDFTALLRANGLRVSMSEHLDAFHAVAALGIADREVFKDVLRSTMVKRSVDLPVYDELFDLYFAGLGRAISENSEAAMKALQLNPQEYQALMEQLAELLQDLNINLSQLAEALLRNDSGRLERMLREAADQAQAQGIERSYQEGRYSHSTAQSLGLGGLSEELEQLKEQLGQAGLSPELNEALRRLIDQRLRDLREMIRRTVRLELEKRDQTQREKNRLASLAEKSFYYLSEDEMRRMREAVTKLAQRLKNVVSIRRRRGKRGKFDLKGTLRKNLQYGGVPFRIQFDRKIKDKPQVLVLCDVSDSVRNVSRFMLQFVYSLQDLYSRVRSFIFVSEIGEITQLFEENDTQRAIEQALTGSIINVFAHSDFGRAFKTFHRDHLGAVNNRTTVIILGDARNNYNLAQEWVLRDIQARAKQLIWLNPESRLTWGFGDSEMDRYLPFCDLVEECRNLNQLYRVVDRLVR
- a CDS encoding bifunctional nuclease family protein; amino-acid sequence: MSREDAIPMTVGGLTLDPATKTPIVILRDDDNKLNLPIWIGLLEATAIATELEGIQMTRPMTHDLLRNLIGELGATVQSIEISDLRDNTYYAVINLVVDGAPRIIDSRPSDAISLALRAKSPIYVARRVLEASSVLQQGESGDNVESNLSNVSRDKWSEILEKMSPDDFKYKM
- a CDS encoding tetratricopeptide repeat protein — encoded protein: MAEKARLSHKEAKQPDEFITLTNQAMAWGRAHQQTVIWSAIAVAVLIAALGIATAYRSAQRRDANADLAQAVAKIQSNDLAGAITDLNTVTERWSGTEVARIATLMAANTALRLGDPDKALSALASIPSSSLPAYLQQQMLLAWGTALEDKEQWADAATKYRAAAAIAGPYTGTAIVAEARTTELAGDKEKARTLYRQAYEQFPDLPGREVLTSKISAS
- a CDS encoding deoxyguanosinetriphosphate triphosphohydrolase, giving the protein MLTRAEFAELENRLLAPYAVRSAATRGRVHAESEHPFRMAFQRDRDRIIHSTAFRRLEYKTQVFVNHEGDYYRTRLTHTMEAAQITRTITKSLRLNADLAEAVALAHDLGHTPFGHAGERVLNDLMTAHGGFEHNAQSLRIVDVLEERYPDFPGLNLTWEVREGIVKHTPPYDKPLAAAFEPGRGPCLEAQLVDYTDEIAYNSHDIDDGLKSGLLTFEQLDGVGLWRDAYRAVRDRSPHASQRIWRYQAIRLIIDRFVTDLIETLERRLAAAGAETLDDVRAHGEPLVGHSPEVETQRQELKAFLMDNLYRHYKVIRMFEKAKRVMRELFGAYMSEPQQLPPHILERHARVGDPLPRIIADYIAGMTDRFALEEHRKLFDPGERG